In the Malania oleifera isolate guangnan ecotype guangnan chromosome 1, ASM2987363v1, whole genome shotgun sequence genome, one interval contains:
- the LOC131154845 gene encoding glutamate receptor 2.5-like produces the protein MGAFSFLDVFGPFVASSLLFAQRVSASSDYGYSPHGAAAGNGHVKASIGAIVDLSSRIGKEQKVAIEMAVADYYDSQRLALHIRDSHGQPVQAALAAIDLKQHVQVILGPGTWEEASLVAEIGSKAYVPILSFADASPRWATKRWPFYVQASPNQDEQMTGVAAMVQSWRWHQVTVLYEDNESAAFQVIPHLSNALREVGVKISHLLALPPFASSLLSKELERLKSELCRVFVVHLSPPLAERLFDEAMKMEMMGEGYVWITTSTATSLIHSFGANTISSMQGVVGIKSYYSETMPRYKNFHSQFSEKFSLENPEEENNEPSIFALQAYDVALTATLAMGEAGNMSGQQLLENILASDFQGLTGRIQYRNQEVTATNKFQIVNVIKERKVYRKLGFWTYKLGFSKVVDDDDDENIVVYNTSVESLEQVFWPGGQSRQVPRGWNPPITPLRIGVPTHSIFTQYLNVKVNDSNNTISSSGGLPIELFKAVVKDLPYNLSYKFTPFNGTYDELVEQIHLKNFNAVVGDVAIVAQRYQHAEFTHPFTESELVMITPVRSKTSNQALLFMKPFTKAMWILIAVITIYNGFVVWLIERNHHLELKGSMVNQVGTLLWLAFTTLFSLQGEKLHSNLSRIATVVWLFVALVITQCYTASLTSMLTVQQLEPTTADVELLKNTNANIGYCKGSFVEKYLKDVLHFPHMKLKKFTSPEEYAQALESREIAAAFMEAPLAKLFLAKYCKSFALAGPTYKVGGFGFAFSKGSPLVADMSQALLNFSESGKLRELEHNVTGSQECVNSTNSCMDNENCSRLSPSSFWVLFVMTGGTSTLALVIYAIHHRRKLIHNFMLRDDQHNPIWASVLLKWWRQLIKKRSFSRKDSNDVEAHHVSSADHLDVQSQGLEERSIP, from the exons ATGGGTGCATTTTCTTTTCTCGATGTTTTCGGCCCTTTTGTGGCCTCTTCGCTGCTGTTTGCACAGAGAGTGTCAGCTAGTAGCGATTATGGATATAGCCCACATGGGGCTGCAGCAGGAAATGGCCATGTCAAGGCCTCCATAGGCGCCATCGTAGACTTGAGCTCCCGCATCGGTAAAGAGCAGAAAGTGGCAATAGAAATGGCTGTTGCAGACTATTACGACAGCCAGCGCTTGGCTTTGCACATAAGAGACTCTCATGGCCAACCTGTCCAGGCTGCTCTTGCTg CTATAGACCTAAAACAGCATGTTCAAGTCATCCTTGGACCAGGGACGTGGGAAGAAGCCTCGCTAGTTGCTGAGATTGGCAGCAAAGCTTATGTCCCTATTCTCTCTTTCGCCGATGCTTCTCCGAGGTGGGCAACGAAGAGATGGCCCTTCTATGTTCAGGCGTCACCGAACCAAGACGAGCAAATGACCGGTGTGGCTGCAATGGTTCAATCTTGGAGATGGCATCAAGTCACCGTCTTATACGAGGACAATGAATCTGCTGCCTTCCAAGTCATCCCCCATCTCTCCAATGCCCTACGTGAAGTAGGTGTCAAGATAAGCCATCTTCTAGCCCTCCCCCCTTTCGCTTCTTCTTTGTTGTCCAAAGAGCTTGAGAGGCTTAAGAGCGAACTCTGTAGGGTCTTTGTGGTTCATTTGTCTCCACCCCTGGCCGAGCGCCTTTTCGATGAAGCCATGAAAATGGAGATGATGGGAGAAGGTTATGTGTGGATTACTACAAGTACCGCCACAAGTCTCATTCATTCTTTTGGTGCTAACACCATTTCCTCAATGCAGGGTGTTGTAGGCATCAAGAGTTACTACTCCGAAACTATGCCTCGTTATAAGAACTTCCATTCTCaattctctgaaaaatttagCTTAGAAAATCCTGAAGAAGAAAACAACGAGCCTAGCATTTTTGCCCTGCAAGCATATGATGTGGCGCTGACAGCAACCCTCGCAATGGGGGAAGCAGGCAACATGAGCGGCCAACAGTTGCTAGAAAACATTTTGGCAAGTGATTTTCAAGGCTTAACCGGAAGGATCCAATATAGGAACCAGGAAGTGACTGCAACAAATAAATTCCAAATTGTCAATGTCATCAAGGAAAGAAAAGTGTATAGGAAACTTGGGTTTTGGACATACAAATTAGGTTTttcaaaagttgtagatgatgatgacgatgagaATATAGTTGTTTACAATACTTCTGTGGAGAGTTTAGAGCAAGTGTTTTGGCCGGGGGGTCAATCTAGGCAAGTCCCAAGAGGATGGAATCCTCCAATTACCCCATTAAGAATTGGTGTGCCTACACACAGCATATTCACGCAATATCTCAATGTGAAAGTTAATGACTCTAATAATACTATTTCTTCCAGTGGTGGTCTTCCTATTGAGCTCTTCAAAGCAGTCGTAAAGGACTTGCCGTATAACTTATCATATAAGTTCACCCCATTCAATGGAACGTACGATGAGCTTGTCGAGCAAATTCATTTAAAG AATTTCAATGCCGTAGTTGGTGATGTTGCGATAGTAGCACAACGGTACCAGCACGCAGAATTCACACACCCTTTTACCGAATCAGAACTGGTGATGATCACCCCGGTTCGTTCGAAGACCTCAAATCAGGCATTGCTATTCATGAAGCCTTTCACGAAGGCCATGTGGATTCTAATAGCTGTTATAACTATTTATAATGGCTTTGTTGTGTGGTTGATAGAGAGAAATCACCACCTAGAACTTAAAGGATCTATGGTGAATCAAGTAGGAACCTTGCTTTGGCTAGCCTTCACCACACTCTTCTCTTTACAAG GGGAGAAACTACACAGCAATTTATCAAGGATAGCGACGGTAGTGTGGCTGTTTGTGGCACTAGTCATCACCCAGTGTTACACAGCCAGCCTCACCAGCATGCTCACTGTTCAACAACTGGAACCAACCACCGCAGATGTTGAGCTGCTAAAGAATACCAATGCAAATATTGGGTACTGCAAGGGATCATTTGTTGAAAAATACTTGAAGGATGTCTTACACTTTCCCcatatgaaattaaaaaaatttacctCGCCCGAAGAGTATGCTCAAGCGCTTGAAAGCAGAGAGATAGCGGCAGCATTCATGGAAGCCCCATTGGCAAAACTGTTCCTTGCCAAATACTGCAAGAGCTTTGCTCTAGCTGGTCCAACTTACAAAGTGGGAGGATTTGGTTTT GCATTTTCGAAGGGATCTCCGCTGGTTGCAGACATGTCCCAAGCTCTTCTGAACTTTTCTGAAAGTGGAAAGCTGCGAGAACTGGAGCACAACGTTACTGGATCCCAAGAGTGCGTCAACAGCACAAACTCATGCATGGATAATGAAAATTGTAGTAGGCTAAGCCCCAGCAGCTTCTGGGTACTTTTTGTAATGACAGGAGGAACTTCCACACTTGCTCTTGTCATCTACGCGATTCATCACCGCAGGAAATTGATCCACAATTTCATGCTTCGCGATGATCAACACAATCCCATTTGGGCTTCGGTATTATTGAAATGGTGGCGGCAGCTAATTAAAAAGAGATCATTCTCTCGGAAAGATAGCAATGATGTTGAAGCTCACCATGTAAGCTCTGCAGATCATCTTGACGTTCAAAGCCAAGGCCTAGAAGAGAGAAGCATTCCTTAA